From Pseudomonas putida, one genomic window encodes:
- the pssA gene encoding CDP-diacylglycerol--serine O-phosphatidyltransferase, with amino-acid sequence MNPESMLAALPGFAIAPQAIQVLPDAAAYRTCLLERIGAATRRIVIVALYLQEDEAGQEVLDALYQAKAARPSLEILIVVDWFRARRGLLGAGRQPGNAAWYQAQRQLRGLDVVIHGVPVQTRELFGVLHLKGSVIDDCVIYTGASLNNVYLHRFDRYRLDRYHLFQSPALADAMVGLVRRLLHHTATPRLDLPAPPTNRSLRGDIRRLRARLRRMAYDAPAAVAGQGMRVMPLLGVGRGNPLNRTLCALLAAARSQIIISTPYFNPPRVLMREIDHALERGVRVELIIGHRTANDFYIAPGEPFSASGALPYLYEDNLRAFVRRRQTGIVSGQLVVRIWSDPGHTFHAKGVWVDQRYSLLTGNNLNPRGFNLDLENGLLIDDPLGEWTVPREVELEGIRRHAPKIDSAQALGVKAEHPKEVRRFLRRLRYSRLEPLIKRVL; translated from the coding sequence TTGAACCCCGAATCCATGCTGGCGGCGCTGCCGGGTTTCGCCATCGCGCCGCAGGCCATCCAGGTGTTGCCCGATGCCGCGGCCTATCGCACCTGCTTGCTTGAGCGCATCGGTGCCGCGACCCGGCGCATCGTCATCGTCGCCTTGTACTTGCAGGAGGACGAGGCTGGGCAGGAAGTGCTGGATGCCCTGTACCAGGCCAAAGCGGCGCGGCCGAGCCTGGAGATCCTTATCGTGGTCGACTGGTTTCGCGCACGCCGTGGCCTGCTCGGCGCCGGGCGCCAGCCGGGCAATGCCGCCTGGTACCAGGCCCAGCGCCAGTTGCGTGGGCTGGACGTGGTCATTCATGGCGTGCCGGTGCAAACCCGTGAGCTGTTCGGCGTACTGCACCTCAAGGGCAGCGTCATCGATGACTGCGTGATCTATACCGGCGCCAGCTTGAACAACGTCTACCTGCACCGTTTCGACCGCTACCGGCTGGACCGTTACCACCTGTTCCAGTCGCCTGCGCTGGCCGATGCCATGGTCGGCCTGGTACGCCGGCTGCTGCACCACACTGCAACGCCGCGCCTGGACCTGCCGGCGCCACCGACCAACCGCAGCCTGCGCGGCGATATCCGCCGCTTGCGTGCACGGTTGCGGCGCATGGCGTATGACGCACCGGCTGCCGTTGCAGGGCAGGGCATGCGGGTGATGCCGTTGCTCGGGGTTGGCCGCGGCAACCCGCTCAACCGCACGCTGTGCGCGCTGCTGGCCGCGGCGCGGTCGCAGATCATCATCAGCACGCCTTATTTCAACCCGCCCCGAGTATTGATGCGTGAGATCGACCACGCTCTGGAGCGTGGCGTGCGGGTGGAACTGATCATCGGCCATCGGACGGCCAATGACTTTTATATCGCGCCGGGCGAGCCGTTCAGCGCCAGTGGCGCCTTGCCCTACCTGTACGAGGACAACCTGCGTGCGTTCGTCCGGCGGCGCCAAACCGGCATCGTCAGCGGCCAACTGGTGGTTCGGATCTGGAGCGACCCTGGGCATACGTTTCATGCCAAAGGCGTCTGGGTCGATCAGCGTTACTCGTTGCTGACCGGCAACAATCTCAACCCACGCGGGTTCAACCTGGACCTGGAAAACGGGCTGCTGATCGACGACCCGCTGGGCGAGTGGACGGTGCCGCGGGAGGTGGAGCTGGAGGGTATTCGCCGGCATGCCCCGAAGATCGACTCGGCGCAAGCATTGGGGGTCAAGGCCGAGCACCCCAAAGAGGTGCGCAGGTTCTTGCGCCGCTTGCGATACAGCCGCCTGGAGCCGTTGATCAAGCGGGTGTTGTAA
- a CDS encoding GGDEF domain-containing protein, producing MALDPPTMLTITIALAAAAALYLAIEWRSVREPSLLFWSAGFATITVGSTLALLRGIGLLLIGIWFANGLLVVAHAFFLLGVLRFTQTRLSRAWLLIVVAWFALLLLPVGPQWSKVMLMVNSLLVALLTLKASLLLRPHGKSLSVGAVQLRYVLLIHGLFYVIKAGIAVTPGTLIDLATFGGLIIQVSLVEGAMAIMLIALSMTGTVRYRREERIARLAARDPLTALYNRRALEVRATPLFKDVSPARPGALLLIDIDNFKLVNDLHGHAAGDRLLVTLSEMIRAVLPERSLAARLGGDEFVILLSDTSSERVVELGGVLRSQFQQFAEQAMPTPQAVTLSIGANLFDQPPASLAALIEQGDVALYQSKRGGRNSIRLLDRSEMNPAR from the coding sequence ATGGCGCTTGATCCACCCACGATGCTGACCATCACGATCGCCCTGGCTGCCGCTGCAGCCTTGTACCTGGCGATCGAGTGGCGCAGCGTCCGCGAACCCTCGCTGCTGTTCTGGAGCGCGGGTTTCGCTACCATCACCGTCGGCTCCACCCTGGCCCTGCTGCGCGGGATCGGCCTGCTGTTGATCGGTATCTGGTTCGCCAACGGTTTGCTGGTGGTAGCGCATGCGTTCTTCCTGCTGGGGGTGCTGCGCTTTACCCAGACCCGCCTGTCGCGGGCCTGGCTACTGATCGTCGTTGCCTGGTTCGCCTTGCTGCTGCTGCCCGTAGGGCCTCAGTGGTCCAAGGTCATGCTGATGGTCAACTCGCTGTTGGTGGCGCTGCTCACACTCAAGGCCAGCCTGCTGTTGCGTCCGCACGGCAAGTCGCTGAGCGTGGGGGCCGTGCAGTTGCGGTATGTACTGCTCATCCATGGCCTGTTCTATGTGATCAAGGCTGGCATCGCGGTGACGCCTGGCACGCTGATCGACCTGGCGACCTTTGGCGGCCTGATCATCCAGGTGTCGCTGGTCGAGGGGGCCATGGCAATCATGCTGATCGCCCTGTCGATGACCGGTACCGTGCGTTATCGGCGTGAAGAGCGGATCGCCCGGCTCGCTGCCCGCGATCCGTTGACGGCGCTGTACAATCGCCGCGCGCTGGAGGTCCGCGCCACGCCCCTGTTCAAAGACGTGAGCCCGGCCCGGCCTGGGGCGCTGCTGCTGATCGATATCGACAATTTCAAGCTGGTCAACGACCTGCATGGCCACGCGGCCGGCGACCGGCTGCTGGTCACGCTCAGCGAGATGATCCGTGCGGTGTTGCCAGAGCGGTCACTGGCGGCGCGGCTGGGTGGGGATGAGTTCGTCATCCTGCTCAGCGATACCAGCAGTGAGCGGGTGGTGGAGCTGGGTGGCGTTTTGCGTAGCCAGTTCCAGCAATTTGCCGAGCAGGCAATGCCGACCCCGCAGGCGGTGACCCTGAGTATCGGCGCCAACCTGTTCGACCAGCCACCGGCGAGCCTGGCGGCGTTGATCGAGCAGGGTGATGTGGCGCTGTATCAGTCCAAGCGTGGCGGGCGTAACAGTATTCGCCTGCTCGACCGCAGCGAGATGAACCCCGCCAGGTAG
- the ppnN gene encoding nucleotide 5'-monophosphate nucleosidase PpnN, producing MPQRHVINASVSPKGSLETLSQREVQQLSEAGTGSLYTLFRQCALAILNTGAHVDNAKTILEAYKDFEVRIHQQDRGVRLELLNAPADAFVDGEMIASTREMLFSALRDIVYTESELASQRIDLESSQGITDYVFHLLRNARTLRPGVEPKMVVCWGGHSISSEEYQYTKKVGHELGLRKLDICTGCGPGVMKGPMKGATIAHAKQRMHGSRYLGLTEPGIIAAEAPNPIVNELVILPDIEKRLEAFVRVGHGIIIFPGGAGTAEEFLYLLGILMHPDNQDLPFPVVLTGPRSAEAFLLQLHAFVGATLGEAAQRHYQIIIDDPAEVARQMVEGLKEVKQFRRERNDAFHFNWLLKIDGGFQHPFDPTHANMAELALRRDLPPHELAANLRRAFSGIVAGNVKDKGIRLIEQHGPYQIRGDSAVLEPLGQLLQAFVDQHRMKLPGGAEYVPCYQVVT from the coding sequence ATGCCCCAACGCCATGTCATCAATGCATCCGTCAGCCCCAAAGGCAGCCTGGAGACGCTGTCGCAACGTGAAGTCCAGCAACTGAGTGAAGCCGGTACCGGAAGCCTCTACACCCTGTTTCGCCAGTGCGCCCTGGCCATCCTCAACACCGGCGCCCATGTCGACAATGCCAAGACCATCCTCGAGGCCTACAAGGACTTCGAGGTACGCATCCACCAGCAGGACCGCGGCGTGCGCCTGGAGCTGCTGAATGCGCCCGCCGATGCCTTCGTCGATGGCGAAATGATCGCCAGCACCCGCGAGATGCTGTTCAGCGCCCTGCGCGATATCGTCTACACCGAAAGCGAGCTGGCCAGCCAGCGCATCGACCTGGAAAGCTCCCAGGGCATCACCGACTACGTGTTCCACCTGCTGCGCAACGCCCGCACCCTGCGCCCGGGCGTCGAGCCGAAAATGGTGGTGTGCTGGGGCGGCCATTCGATCAGCAGCGAGGAGTACCAGTACACCAAGAAGGTCGGCCACGAACTGGGCCTGCGCAAGCTGGACATCTGCACCGGGTGCGGCCCGGGCGTGATGAAGGGGCCGATGAAAGGCGCCACCATCGCCCATGCCAAGCAACGCATGCACGGCAGCCGTTATCTGGGCCTGACCGAACCGGGCATCATCGCCGCCGAGGCGCCCAACCCGATCGTCAACGAACTGGTGATCCTGCCGGACATCGAGAAGCGCCTGGAAGCCTTCGTACGTGTCGGCCACGGCATCATCATCTTCCCCGGTGGCGCCGGTACTGCCGAGGAATTCCTCTACCTGCTCGGCATCCTGATGCACCCGGACAACCAAGACCTGCCGTTCCCGGTAGTGCTGACTGGGCCGCGCAGTGCCGAGGCGTTCCTGCTGCAACTGCATGCCTTCGTGGGGGCCACGCTGGGTGAGGCCGCCCAGCGCCACTATCAGATCATCATCGATGACCCGGCCGAGGTGGCGCGGCAGATGGTCGAGGGGCTGAAGGAGGTCAAGCAGTTCCGCCGAGAGCGCAACGACGCGTTCCACTTCAACTGGCTGCTGAAGATCGACGGCGGTTTCCAGCACCCGTTCGACCCGACCCACGCCAACATGGCCGAACTGGCCCTGCGCCGCGACCTGCCGCCGCATGAACTGGCCGCCAACCTGCGTCGGGCGTTTTCCGGCATCGTTGCCGGCAACGTCAAGGACAAGGGCATCCGCCTGATCGAGCAGCATGGGCCGTACCAGATCCGCGGCGACAGTGCGGTACTGGAGCCACTGGGGCAACTGTTGCAGGCGTTCGTCGACCAGCACCGGATGAAGCTGCCGGGTGGCGCGGAGTATGTGCCTTGCTATCAGGTTGTGACCTGA
- a CDS encoding YeiH family protein, with the protein MATVPSNPAFAPTLSTRGRLNGILFVALFAFAVTQLAALPFIANLGISPLIVGIVAGALYGNALRDGVPASWAAGINFSARGLLRIAVAFFGLRVSLQEIAEVGWAGLTVSLLVVVSTLLVGLWCGMKLLKLDRDTALLTAAGSAICGAAAVLAFESALRSAPHKSAMAVGSVVLFGTLSMFLYPLLINSGWLHLDTLGAGLFLGGTVHEVAQVVGAASNISPEATHVATIVKMTRVMLLVPVLLVVGAWISRTRLPGQAQGNGRLAMPWFAFGFLALVLVNSLQVLPGSVTQAVNSLDTFALTMAMTALGMETRLSQIRQAGPRALVTGAILNLWLLGGGLAITLGVQKLFA; encoded by the coding sequence ATGGCCACGGTACCTTCCAACCCTGCCTTTGCCCCTACCCTCTCTACCCGAGGGCGGCTCAACGGCATCCTGTTCGTCGCATTGTTCGCATTCGCCGTCACCCAACTGGCGGCCCTGCCCTTCATCGCCAACCTGGGCATCAGCCCGCTCATCGTCGGCATCGTCGCCGGTGCCCTCTATGGCAACGCGCTGCGTGATGGCGTACCGGCCAGTTGGGCGGCGGGCATCAATTTTTCTGCCCGCGGGCTGCTGCGTATCGCGGTGGCGTTCTTTGGCCTGCGTGTCAGCCTGCAGGAAATCGCCGAAGTCGGCTGGGCAGGCCTCACAGTCTCGCTGCTGGTGGTGGTCAGCACCCTGCTGGTCGGCTTGTGGTGTGGCATGAAGCTGCTCAAACTGGACCGTGATACCGCCTTGTTGACCGCCGCCGGCAGCGCGATTTGCGGCGCCGCAGCAGTGCTGGCCTTCGAATCGGCGCTGCGCAGCGCGCCGCACAAGAGTGCCATGGCCGTGGGTAGCGTGGTGCTGTTCGGCACCCTGTCGATGTTCCTGTACCCACTACTGATCAACAGCGGCTGGTTGCACCTCGACACCCTGGGTGCCGGGCTGTTCCTGGGCGGCACCGTGCACGAGGTCGCCCAGGTGGTGGGCGCGGCAAGCAATATCAGCCCCGAGGCCACGCATGTCGCGACCATCGTCAAGATGACCCGGGTGATGCTGTTGGTGCCCGTGCTGCTGGTGGTGGGCGCCTGGATCAGCCGTACCCGCCTGCCGGGCCAGGCACAAGGCAACGGTCGCCTCGCCATGCCCTGGTTCGCCTTCGGCTTTCTCGCCCTGGTGCTGGTGAACTCGCTGCAGGTTTTGCCAGGCAGCGTTACGCAAGCGGTCAACAGCCTGGACACCTTCGCCCTGACCATGGCCATGACCGCATTGGGCATGGAGACACGCTTGAGCCAGATCCGCCAGGCCGGCCCTCGGGCGCTTGTGACCGGTGCGATTCTCAACCTGTGGCTGCTCGGTGGCGGGCTGGCGATTACGCTGGGTGTGCAAAAGCTCTTCGCATGA
- a CDS encoding LysR substrate-binding domain-containing protein, with amino-acid sequence MTPEQLITFATVAEHGNISHAALALHLSQPAVSGQLKLLQDAFGEPLYQRAGRGVRLTAAGEQLLAHAERLRETFRQAQALRDAMRGLERGTLRIGASTTPASYLLPYLIADFHAQYPEVQVSTLHGNTAEIVSALGSVDIALIEGPPGQELPLGTSVTPWREDEIVAIVPSGHPLAKQSRQTLEALGSFPLVLRESGSGVRQVVERAFARSGVAMRVALEIAGVEGVKEAVRAGMGIGFVSAMSIRHEGGALQRLHIGPQPLVRHFSILLPHAATPSRAAARFMSLCT; translated from the coding sequence ATGACCCCGGAACAACTGATAACGTTCGCCACCGTTGCCGAGCATGGCAATATCAGCCATGCGGCGTTGGCTTTGCACTTGTCGCAGCCGGCTGTCTCTGGCCAGCTCAAGCTGCTGCAGGACGCATTCGGCGAGCCTTTATACCAACGTGCCGGCCGCGGTGTGCGGCTTACCGCGGCCGGCGAACAGCTGCTGGCCCATGCCGAACGCTTGCGCGAAACCTTTCGCCAGGCCCAGGCACTGCGCGACGCCATGCGCGGGCTGGAGCGCGGCACCTTGCGCATCGGTGCCAGCACTACGCCCGCCAGCTACCTGCTGCCTTACTTGATCGCCGACTTTCACGCGCAGTATCCCGAGGTGCAGGTAAGCACCTTGCACGGCAACACCGCAGAGATCGTGTCGGCGCTGGGCAGTGTGGACATTGCCCTGATCGAAGGCCCGCCCGGGCAGGAGTTGCCATTGGGCACCAGTGTGACGCCGTGGCGCGAGGACGAGATCGTCGCCATCGTGCCCAGCGGTCACCCGTTGGCCAAACAATCGCGCCAGACACTGGAGGCCCTGGGCAGCTTCCCGTTGGTGCTGCGTGAAAGCGGCTCCGGGGTCCGGCAGGTTGTCGAGCGGGCGTTCGCGCGCAGTGGCGTGGCCATGCGCGTAGCATTAGAAATCGCCGGCGTCGAAGGGGTGAAGGAGGCGGTGCGGGCAGGGATGGGCATCGGTTTCGTTTCGGCGATGTCGATCAGGCATGAGGGGGGCGCCTTGCAGCGCTTGCACATTGGCCCACAGCCGTTGGTCAGGCATTTTTCCATTCTGCTGCCACACGCGGCCACGCCGTCGCGGGCAGCGGCGCGGTTCATGTCGCTGTGTACGTGA
- a CDS encoding stress-induced protein yields the protein MANDQGKSGQQGGTPQHNPDQVSNDPNKAWEEGRQGGQMPDDKWENDPQRSGGGAQQGATGGHGSGSRADTDVEKGMDSDPQLDDEEDSGMNKDDR from the coding sequence ATGGCTAACGATCAAGGCAAAAGTGGACAACAAGGCGGCACTCCACAACACAACCCGGACCAGGTTTCCAACGACCCGAACAAAGCATGGGAAGAGGGACGTCAAGGCGGCCAGATGCCCGATGACAAGTGGGAAAACGATCCGCAGCGTTCAGGGGGTGGTGCACAGCAAGGAGCGACCGGCGGCCATGGCTCTGGTAGCCGCGCCGACACCGATGTTGAGAAAGGTATGGATTCCGACCCACAACTCGATGACGAAGAAGACAGCGGCATGAACAAGGACGATCGCTGA
- the pncB gene encoding nicotinate phosphoribosyltransferase, with translation MSESVFGPRIIQNLLDTDFYKITMMQAVLHNYPNAEVEWEFRCRNGEDLAPYLAEIRYQVEQLADVTVTHDQLAYLEKIPFIKPDFIRFLSLFRFNLRYVQVGLDDAGQLAIRVRGPWLHVILYEIPLLAIISEVRNRYRYREVVMEQVGERLYQKLDWLKAQASADELAGLQLADFGTRRRFSYRVQEAVVHTLKRDFPGRFVGTSNVHLAREYELKPIGTMAHEWFMAHQQLGPRLVDSQAAALECWVREYRGLLGIALTDCITMDAFLGDFDLYFAKLFDGLRHDSGDPLAWAEKAIAHYEQLGIDPQGKTLIFSDGLNFAKTLELYRALHGRINVSFGIGTNLTCDIPGVEPMNMVIKMTACNGAPVAKISDSPGKTQCRDENFVAYLRHVFNVA, from the coding sequence ATGAGCGAAAGCGTTTTCGGCCCACGGATCATCCAGAACCTGCTGGATACCGACTTTTACAAGATCACCATGATGCAGGCGGTGCTGCACAACTACCCCAACGCCGAGGTGGAATGGGAGTTTCGCTGCCGTAACGGCGAGGACCTCGCCCCCTACCTGGCCGAGATTCGCTATCAGGTGGAGCAACTGGCCGACGTCACAGTCACCCACGACCAACTGGCCTATCTGGAGAAAATCCCGTTCATCAAGCCGGACTTCATCCGCTTCCTCAGCCTGTTCCGCTTCAACCTGCGCTATGTCCAGGTCGGCCTGGATGACGCTGGGCAACTGGCGATTCGCGTGCGCGGGCCCTGGTTGCACGTGATTCTCTACGAGATCCCGCTGCTGGCCATCATCAGCGAGGTGCGCAACCGCTACCGCTATCGCGAAGTGGTGATGGAACAGGTGGGCGAGCGGCTATACCAGAAACTGGACTGGCTCAAGGCGCAAGCCAGTGCCGACGAGTTGGCAGGCCTGCAGCTGGCCGATTTTGGTACGCGGCGGCGCTTTTCATACCGTGTGCAGGAAGCCGTGGTACATACACTCAAGCGCGATTTTCCGGGGCGTTTCGTTGGTACCAGTAATGTGCACCTGGCCCGCGAATATGAGCTCAAGCCCATCGGCACCATGGCCCACGAATGGTTCATGGCCCACCAGCAACTTGGCCCGCGCCTGGTCGACAGCCAGGCTGCCGCGCTCGAGTGCTGGGTGCGCGAATACCGTGGGCTGCTGGGCATCGCGCTGACCGATTGCATCACCATGGACGCGTTCCTGGGCGACTTCGACCTGTACTTCGCCAAGCTGTTCGATGGCCTGCGCCATGACTCGGGCGACCCACTGGCCTGGGCCGAAAAGGCCATCGCCCACTACGAGCAATTGGGCATCGACCCGCAAGGCAAGACGCTGATATTTTCCGATGGGCTCAACTTCGCCAAGACACTTGAGCTGTACCGGGCCTTGCACGGTCGCATCAATGTGAGCTTTGGCATTGGTACCAATCTGACCTGCGATATCCCCGGCGTCGAGCCAATGAACATGGTGATCAAGATGACGGCCTGCAACGGCGCGCCGGTGGCCAAGATCAGTGACAGCCCAGGCAAGACTCAATGCCGCGATGAGAACTTCGTGGCGTACCTGAGGCATGTCTTCAACGTCGCCTGA
- a CDS encoding nicotinamidase, with product MKIASFDVDAQNGFTANAPQELPVPEGNEIAADLNAMARRADLRLGSKDAHPANAAWVVTEPGQMLQPLALANADLTWVSHCVPGTPGFELLPGLPAPIDYDYFVWKGVEPDLHPYGACYHDLAERRSTGVIEYLKVQQVGAVIVGGLALDYCVKTTARQLRQAGFQVLLYLPACRALTQEGAITACGALAAEGVILCGDEAALDHQLSLIKDVHP from the coding sequence ATGAAAATCGCCAGTTTCGATGTCGACGCGCAAAACGGCTTCACCGCCAATGCCCCACAGGAATTGCCGGTGCCCGAAGGCAATGAAATTGCCGCCGACCTCAATGCAATGGCCCGACGCGCCGACCTGCGCCTGGGCAGCAAGGACGCGCACCCAGCCAATGCTGCGTGGGTGGTCACAGAACCTGGGCAAATGCTGCAACCCCTGGCGCTGGCCAATGCCGACCTGACCTGGGTCAGCCACTGCGTGCCAGGCACGCCGGGCTTCGAACTGTTGCCCGGCCTGCCCGCCCCCATCGATTACGACTACTTCGTGTGGAAAGGCGTCGAACCCGACCTGCATCCCTACGGTGCCTGCTACCACGACCTGGCCGAGCGGCGCTCCACAGGAGTCATCGAATACCTCAAAGTGCAGCAGGTTGGCGCGGTGATCGTCGGTGGCCTGGCCCTGGACTACTGCGTCAAGACCACCGCCCGGCAGCTACGCCAGGCAGGCTTTCAGGTGCTGCTGTACCTGCCGGCCTGCCGCGCCCTCACTCAGGAAGGCGCCATTACCGCCTGCGGCGCGCTGGCTGCAGAGGGCGTCATCCTCTGCGGCGACGAGGCCGCGCTCGACCATCAGCTCTCTCTGATCAAGGACGTCCACCCATGA